ctcaaatgtaagaggtggactcatttgatcttattactatatatatatatatatatatatatatatatatatatatatatatatatatatatatatatatatatatgcgggatctcgtgagttggggtcttatggtgagttgtgagttggggaaatcaagggctgagattaaaggaaatcaagggctgagattaaatgataaattagaaaaaaaaatggaaaaatggaaAAATACAAAAGCAGCTGAAACATAAAACAGAAACTTCATTCAAAcgatattctctctctctctctctctctctacatctctctacaaatcaaaaaCAGAGAAACTCAAAAATCAGAACGCCGACTATAGCAATCTCATAAAAAACCTAATAAGATTACACAAAATTGTTGATTTTTAGCTGCAATCGAATTACAGGTAATGTAAATTCCTTGATTTTTAGTGTATTCAATCGTATTTTCGGAATTAATGTAAAAAACCTAATTAATGTAAAATTCGTTTATTTTTActgtaaattcgttgattttaattgaattgaatacttgattttactgttttcaggtataaaagatggacaacgagattaataacaatgttagcgaagaaatcaactcgacagtaaatatggaaacaggtaatactgctattgattcttatctctttatccgccgttgtttataaatcaattattgatttctatgtgtttctcactgttattcgatattattgtctttatgcggcttgtattagagtagaaaaagagaaCTTATTctcgatattaatgtactattattagcTCGAGTGTTTAaaaatcaattattgatttctatgtgtttctcaaattattattcgatattattgtactttatCTAAAAAtgtattagagtagaaaaagagaaccgttattcgatattaatgtactattattagcacagtgtttataaatcaattattgatttctatgtgtttctcaaaATTTATTATTCGATATTATTGTCTTGTAAATCcggcttgtattagagtagaaaaagagaaCTGTTATTCGATATGAATGTACTATTATTATTGTAACAAAGATCAAGAACATGATTATATTATTCgattgttattgtgatattattgtaatattattgtgctattattgtgcaAAGAGCATGAAAATATATGCCTTGCAAAAAGAGTAACATAATAAATACGATATTATCTCGTATGTAATAAAGTAGAATCAGAAATCTTGTTATTCGATATTActttgtactattattgtaaaagtagagaaacatgttgatattattgtacttgttattcgatattatgctactattgttgtgatattattgtctTTTAGCGTGAAAATATACTACCGATAAGAGAGTAGCATAAGATAAACACatttagtgttattgtgatgttattgattgtCGTCTGTTTCCCACCGCTATTATCATATCGTTATTGTCACATTACTTGCAATTTTGATCTCTCCCCCATGCTActttattattgtgatgttattgtgatTTTGTTGTCCACTGACTgtactcattatattaatttattgtcGCAAATCTTTCTCTTTGTgtctattgttgaagacaatgcagtcttaactattggggattcttctaataacaatatatacACCAGCCCAACCTGTTCGTTGAAGAAaaacgatgagtttgttccaACTCTTCATTACAAAGCAGATACACCGGGACCGAGCGAAAGGGTAAGGACTGTGAGAGTGATTTTACGCCTAAACgtggcatgttctttcttaccttggacgATGCGATGCGGTTCTACAAGATATATGCACTTTTGCTTGCATggatttgatgtgagaaggtacacaaatgcgCAATATAAGGGGGCGTCGGCGTCAAATCACTTGTCCGTAACGACGGGGGTATAGGGATATGAAAAGAAAACTCGACTTGAAGCAACAAATCACGAAGTCTGGTAATTTGAGTACGAGAGAACAAAGAGCGGCGAATTAGACAGCCAAAGAAGCATGCTCTGACAAGGTGTGGCTGCAAGGCGCACATGAGGTTGAGAACCTGTGAAAAAACAGACGACAGACCGGCTGGGTATATTTTGGATGTCTTTGTAgacgttcacaatcactctctttacttTGTCAAAAACAGGGAGTTCCAGAAGCTCTCAAGGAACGTCCATGACTACATTAAGAGGACCAGTATTGATCATACTAAGCTCAACATAGGTCCAACATTGAGCTTCagaattctcaaggaatactcaaatggttatcagaatatcggtgccactttgctagacttcaaaaacttcaaacgaaatatcaagtgttacattggggataAGGATGCTAGTATGTTCATTGGGAATTTCAAAATACTGGTTGAAACAAAGGGGTTCTATTTTGCTTATGATCAGgatgagaacaaatgcttgacgaaggttatttgggctgataaggaagggataaacaactacaagttatatggagacacgatctcatttgaccctacttatgggacaaacaaatatttcatggtgtttactcccttcaccggagtagaccacaacaagaagacggTAACTTTTGCAGCTGGGTTACTTGACTTCGAGAGTCAGCATTCATTTGAGTGGATTTTTAAAAAATTCTTCGAAGCAATGGGGCAGCAGCAACCTCAATGTGTAATTACAGACCCGTGCCCTGGAATTAAAAAGGCCTGCCCAAATGTCTTCAACCATTCTGTGCACAAgtactgcatgtggcatatcatgcagaaaatgcctgagaaagtgggaagggcaatctgcaatgatacggaatttatgaccgacataaatgtcgttgtttgggatgtcgaCCTCGAGCCAGACGAATTTGAACAGAACTGGAAAACTGTTATTGAAGCCCATGGTATGGAAAGCAACCGGTGGTTGAAGTATGTCTTTGCAATCAGACAAAAGTGGATACCGGCATACTTTCGGGATCTACCTCTAGGTTGTTTGTTGCGGACAACCCAGAGATCCGAAAGTTCAAACAGTTATTTCAAGCGGTTTGAAAGCCACTTTGGAACCCTCGTCGAGTTCTGGATAAGGTACAATTCCGCAATAGAGCAACAAAGGCATACACAAAGGAGGTTGGACACTGCCAACGAGCATAGTATGCTCGAGAAAGTAGGGCCGATGAAGGTAGAGATGCATGCCTCACTTGTCTACACGCATACAATCTTTGCGGACTTTCAACACGAAGTTAAACATGCCATATGCAGCATGGGGGTCGGGGATTTGACAAGAGAAGGGACAGTGGAGTACCATGACGTTCGTGATGGACTGAAGCACAGAGACTTCCGAGTGGAATTTAACACCAAAACGAACGAGAGCAAATGTGCATGTAAGCTGTTTGAGAGGCATGGCATTGTTTGTCGGCATATACTGtgggtgtggaatggtaggcAGGTACACAGGATACCTGAGACTTATGTCCttgctcgatggacaaagaaatccTACAGGCCAATTGTCCGAGATGAAGATGGAAAGGTGATAGAAGACATTGACGAAGCTGACATCAAGAAAGCtgagatgtcaaaggtttggtctgaAATTTATGCAACTGTCGGCGTGATGGACAATTATGCTACGGTTAAACAGATGAAGCAACTGCAGAAAATCCTGACACAGTTCAGGGAGAACATCACAGGACCAAGTGAACCGAAGACTAAAAACCAGGAAATCGAGGCTCTTCTTGGCATCACAGCATCCAATGATATTGACCTTCGACCGccaaacaaggccaagaataagggCAGTGGCAAAAGATTAAGGTCCTCCAAAGAAAAGGCCAAGACTAAGCCACAAAAGAGGAAGCAAAGATGCGGTAACTGCAAGAAGTGGGTGAACCACAACAGTAGAACTTGTAATCTTCCATTTCTTTGAAAGTCCCCTttcgatgacgatgatgaagaagaatcgaAATCGAAGAGGTATGAATCGAACTATTACTCTcctattattctaatgttatcctcttattctactgttattcaaatgttattccggtgttactctgctattctgctgctgttgtgttattctactgctattctcctattaatgtgttgttatttttgaatagaaaatggatattcttcatggaaatggatagtgtttgcaaagcttaattaaactagtggaataacaccagaataagtgtagactaatagtacaataacaaagacaagAATCGCTTATTATGCGCAATAATCTATGCAATAACaatgagaataatggtagaataacaaaGGAATAAAAGCGATCTAAACCAccgcttttacacttgactaaaattacacttgaataaaaattaatagttttaacaaaataatgcttTGGACTAACGGTGGAATAACAATgaaataaactagtccttttgtgcAATAATACCGCAATAACAATGAGAATAAACTACTTGTTATccggaataatagtgcaataacaatgagaataacggtgcaataagaatagaatcacGGTTGAGAAAAAACACCATTGATGAGTTGAATAGAAAAtgcatattcttcgtagaaattggATAGTGTCTCAATaataacagcagagtagctgctaaatttgctctaattgttattctactgctattaatgttattctactgctattctgctattaatgtgttgttatttttgctCTAATTGTTGCGTTACCTCAATGATAAATACTAAGCAAACATTGCAGGAATATGAATCAGATGCATGAACTGAGAAAGATAaaaagagacgcaaaagacagcggctacgatgaagacctcgcctaaatgtcaaagacttttactatttgtccttgtttgaaTTACATTTTATCCTAAAATGTTAGTTCTAGATAATactagttactttaatttttttatcctAAAATGTTACTTCTAGATAATACTAGTGACACctacattatatgagaattaatactagttactttaattttttttgttaatattatctgACTGTTTTTCCACATACCACCCACAAAATAAAAACTGCATTTACACACTACAATAATAGCTGAATAATAACAGattagtaatatttataaaaagcagttccacttttcagtttttattaaaaacagttacctaacctaatctaatataattacaggaaaactgtttgtattccccaagcccctataaatactgctattgcgtgtaaaaaaaacacacacacagaCACTGAATAAGTACagaaaaactgtttgtattccagaaaaaactctgcatctcctctgcaaaaggtaatttcttatcttttttttgttggtagacaagtaatttcttatctttctatacttTATTACAGAAAAACTGTTTCTATTCCCCCAAGCCCCTATAAAAAACTGCTATTTCGagtaaaaaaacaaacacaaacactgAAAAAGTCTAttccaaaaaaaaactttatctcctctgcaaaaaggtaatttcttatctttctattctttatttttctttgatgTTTATTTTTCTTATCTGTCTACGCTATACTCGGTGTTGCAGAAAAGGTAATTCTCTTTCTTCTGCTTTGGGttgcttttaatttggttgaattattttaaacatttttttataatgcaaaaagtttCATACTTCCAATGCTGCAGGATGAGTGACGTAACTGACGATACCCGAAGGTCCCCGACAAGGGAGGAACTCAAAGAAGCGAAACGGACGATAGAGTCCCTTACGATAGAGTTGATCGACACAAGGACAAATGTAGAGGCAGCAGAAAACCGTGAAGAGCCTTAATAAGAGAGGTCGACAATGTTAGGACACAGTTGAAGGTTGCTGAACTTCAAAATGAACCTATGCGTAGACAGTTGAAGGAAAATAAAAATAGGAACTACACGGAAGCCGACATGGACAATCAATTCATCGCTGGTGTGAATGCTTTGAAGAAGTATTACACTGAAGTCTATCCTTCAATCTCTGCCGATTGGACACCAGTTCTGAAAGCCATGGAACTTATGGAAGGATACAAAAATCCTTTTCAGGATGAGTCGGTGGAAGTTGAGAGCACTGTCCAAGGACCTGCGCGCAGGCGTCAGAgaatagaataaagatataaaaatctaaCGATGATGGTCCAGGGCTGCTGctttaaaatatatttaaaatatttatttctttaAAAATAATGCCTTTAATATTTTAGAacgttaatgtttattatgtaagtactatctttatgtactatttactactatgtttaagtaatgttggaataacagaagtctttaccagaataatagtgcaataacaaagATAATAACTTTGCTAATTATgcagaataatactgcaataacagcagaataatggtagaataacaatGGAATAAAAGCGTCTAAACCACTTTGctttttacacttgactaaatttacacttgaataaaaatgaatagttttaacaaaataatgcttTGGACTAACGGTGGAATAACAATGAGAATAAACTAGTCCCTTtgtggaataatactgcaataatttgaataaactacttgttatgcggaataatagtgcaataacaaagaataataacggtgcaataagaatagaatcacgattgagaaaaaacagccattgacagttgaatagaaaaatgcataatcttcgtagaaattggatagtgtttgtaaaccttaattaaactagtggaataacaatgagaataagtgtagactaatagtacaataacaatGTTAATAGTTGCTTATTATGCGGAGTAATACTGCAATAAACacgagaataatggtagaataacacttGAAAAAACGCAGTCTAAAccactgcttttacacttgactaaatttataCTTGAATAGAAATGGATATTGTCTGTAGAAAACAAAGGCAATAAGAAAGCTTAATTAGACTAAAATAATCGTAGACTAATTGTGCAATAACAAGACAACAACTCATTATCTttgaataatactgcaataacaacgAGAATAACAATTgggattagagtaaaaatggatggTGTTTGAAAAAGTACAACTAATATGAAAAAAACCGAATTAAATTAGAGTACACActgaataacactagaataataggggaataacaaaagacaataaactagttATTATACGAATAACGGTCAATAATAACAAAGACACACTAATTGTTTAACAAACAGTTTACACTAACTTAGTCGACTTTCCGGATACACAACGAAAAGGTATCTTGCATTCATGACGATGCCTGACGTTCACTACCAACAGATGATTGGGGTTGAACTTCGGCAACTTGTTCCTTGCTGCGACCAAACCCAACGTCTTGACCTTTCATCTCACAAGCCGTCACTTTATCAAGAACTACTTGCCTATAAAGATTAATATCCGCCAAGATCAGGGAAGCCGCCATTTCaacacagaagcttcgacgagcaATCTTGCTGTGAAGATTGCACTCAAACACGCTTCCACCATATTCCGCCATCGTGTACAACAAGAAACACCCGAAATTCTGAGGAACAACAGACAACAGTACAACTAGCTGAGGATCCACAGGACTAAATGTAAAATAGGctcagttaggggactaaatgtgcgcaattatgagtcataTCAAACATCAGTCACTCATCAGAGTAATATAGTATTACTATAATGTTGTGTTACTATAACATCTTCGTTTCATTATTTAATTCATCAAAGGCGGATCAATATTGCTGTAATAGTGTTACTATAACAACATTGATTCTCTAACATAACATTGCAACAATGTtactttaatttaataattatttcaTCCGTTTACAATATAAGACGGTGtataaaatagttctaaaatgTAAAGGTAAagattattttttttcatttttaaagtaacgatgttactgtaacatcattACTCAAAAAGTAACAATGATACAGAAAttatgttactgtaacatcattGATCAATCAGAGTAACACGAAAACAGGTGTTAAAAGTTCCAACTTTAATTATTTCAACAATAAAAATCAAGTGAATGCAGACCAGTCCAGCTAATCCTTAATGCTAAAATGATTTATAAGACCATATCGTAGTAATGCGAAACGTTTGCAAGCAGTATACATCATAATCACATATCAAAATCTGAGAACAATGTTAGCAGTCTCAACTAGCATTTCTTCTTCAATAACTTTTGCCTTCTTCACACCTTTCTTCATGACTGATTAGTTAGTTTCACACACTTTTTTGTATATACTATCTCCTTGCGCGCCTCTTTTGTGTTGGTTGATTTCTGAAACCTTTTTCTTCGAATTTTCTGACATTCAAAACAAAACATACGGCCATTATTAACTAAAACATATGCGAAAGACGACGGTGGTCCATCATTAGTGATAATTTATAGTAACAATATTACAGTAACATCAAATTTAATTGGAAAAAATCACacaacatcaaatatacaatgttGTAACAGTATATCGTTCAGTTCTGTCACGCAGTAAATAATGTTACTGTAACGCTGTTACTGTAATAGTGTTACTATAACGCTGTAACTATAATGCTGTTATAGTAATGCTATTACAGTAACGAGTGTCAAGTTTATTACTAAAGCTAATTTAATCCTCATGGTTACTCACTTTCTACAAATCAGTAACCATAATTTTTTGGCGAATAGTAGAACATGAAGAAACGCAGATTTCAATAGCAAGCAAAACAAAAATGAGCGTTAGTTACTTAGTTTCTACAaatcattaaccctaattttaGGCGAAAACTATAACATGAAGAAAACACCGAAACCAGTAGTGAGCAAAACAAAATCGAACATCAATTACTCAGTTTTTACAAATTATTAACCCTACTTTTTTGGGGCAAAAAACTAAAATATGAAAAAACACGGAAATCAATTAAAATTTTCTTCATATCGTTCAAAATCGACAATAAGAACAACATTAACATGAAGTAACATCAATCACAACGAAAATTTAATAGTTACGAAATCAAAAACGAGAATTAATTTCTCAATTTATAAGTTCAAAAAACCAAAGATATAATCAATTGACAgtttaattatgtaattcaagATCAACAACATGTAAATTAAACCTAATTTTCTGCCAAACAATCAATCACTCAGTTTGAGAAAAATATTAACCCTAAATCAATTAATAATTTCCTCATATgaatcaataaaatcattatcatcatcaacaacaataacgacaacaacaacaacaataacgacGACAACAACAATATGCAGCAACATCAATCGCTATAAAATTTTAAAACGAAATCACGAATTAGAGATCGATCTATACCTCTTCATTATGTGAGAAACGGTTGTTTTCTGAACGTTTTTGAAGATCTTGAGTTGATTTTTTATAGATCTATGCTTGATTTTAGTGAAAGTTTTACTAGATTATGGTAAATTTTTTGATTGAAGAAACTTTAATTATTTACTGCCAAAATAATTAATGCGCGTTATTATTCTTATCTTGTTGAAGAATTAATGTATTAACTgactagagagagagagagagtttgtagagagagaaaaaaaagtaATTATAGTGAGACATAACAATCAGTTTATAACTTTTATTAGGTG
This sequence is a window from Silene latifolia isolate original U9 population chromosome 8, ASM4854445v1, whole genome shotgun sequence. Protein-coding genes within it:
- the LOC141595034 gene encoding protein FAR1-RELATED SEQUENCE 7-like translates to MESNRWLKYVFAIRQKWIPAYFRDLPLGCLLRTTQRSESSNSYFKRFESHFGTLVEFWIRYNSAIEQQRHTQRRLDTANEHSMLEKVGPMKVEMHASLVYTHTIFADFQHEVKHAICSMGVGDLTREGTVEYHDVRDGLKHRDFRVEFNTKTNESKCACKLFERHGIVCRHILWVWNGRQVHRIPETYVLARWTKKSYRPIVRDEDGKVIEDIDEADIKKAEMSKVWSEIYATVGVMDNYATVKQMKQLQKILTQFRENITGPSEPKTKNQEIEALLGITASNDIDLRPPNKAKNKGSGKRLRSSKEKAKTKPQKRKQRCGNCKKWKRQLKENKNRNYTEADMDNQFIAGVNALKKYYTEVYPSISADWTPVLKAMELMEGYKNPFQDESVEVESTVQGPARRRQRIE